One genomic region from Rhizomicrobium palustre encodes:
- a CDS encoding TonB-dependent receptor plug domain-containing protein — MSKKQCRSHIRYVTATAVTALLTGLITVDAAAESSAETNVETIVVTGTHIQRPNYESVSPISTVDSKDIQLGGIAESETILSRLPQVTADANENVSNGSGGTSNVNLRGLGSGRGLILIDGQRMLPTMAVDLNFIPSALVERVDVLTGGASAVYGSDAISGVVNFQLNKRLDGIRLDAQTSIAEHTNDNSSLRSLQTSSGKTTAPDTTWDGFKYNATLAAGTDFLGGKGNITVYAGYRKVDPVLQNTRDYSACALNDAGSAFSCGGSGNTAYGRFALLSGPNTGLDLANSKDGSKSWVLEDSSFLYNYAGDNYIQRQDKRITGGAFLSYQYSDALEFYSSFMYMKDHTFSQVAASAIWLGTAFTINCDNPLMSDQQKNLLCGSTTSTADASALVSYRMVKGAPRRDDLRHEDIRAQIGFRGKLNSAISYDVSAMQSQMLYGETYLNDVDQARGGKGLQVVSVNGTPTCKSVVDGSDPKCVPVDVFSANGPSAAAYQYIFQAKSTASKQTLVQYAGNINADLGVYGVTSPWAHDGVAMAFGVEHRAETYVFTADALSQASGSAPGDGKIMSDEFYSEADIPLVQDKPWAKSLSLNLGYRYTLYDAHSSKASSPQKTFGTYKIEATYAPNDELRFRGGYNRAVRAPSISELFNAQGQGNVAATDPCAGKSPTATLAQCAVSGVTAAEYGHITECPSDLCTQQYGGNPDLKPEKAETLTAGVVFTPSAVPSLQLSLDYYNIRIKGYIGAVDPAVILNQCMTTSSSFYCGLLHRDHRSGGILFGTDGYIISTNVNTGFLKTSGLDIGGNYRYDLGEWGGLDFNILGTYLINSVNEPLPGLGTYDCAGLFGSTCGQPSPVWRHNLRTTWMLPDSTATISINWRHLGGVKLSSNSTNPYLAGTTSTINDHIAEYNYFDLAASGDVGYGMTLTGGVNNVLDKSPPAIASGLLGGFGNGNTYPGVYDPMGRVLFLQLTAKY, encoded by the coding sequence ATGTCAAAAAAACAGTGTCGAAGTCATATTCGCTATGTGACGGCTACCGCCGTTACTGCACTTCTTACCGGGCTCATTACGGTTGATGCGGCGGCGGAAAGCAGCGCAGAAACAAACGTTGAAACCATCGTTGTTACAGGTACGCATATCCAGCGCCCGAATTATGAAAGCGTGAGTCCGATTTCGACGGTGGACTCAAAAGATATTCAGCTCGGCGGTATCGCGGAAAGCGAAACGATCCTGAGCCGGTTGCCCCAGGTAACCGCAGACGCCAACGAAAACGTCTCCAATGGTTCGGGCGGCACGTCCAATGTGAACCTGCGCGGACTCGGCTCTGGGCGTGGTCTGATCCTTATTGACGGTCAGCGCATGCTGCCGACCATGGCCGTCGACCTCAACTTCATCCCCTCGGCCTTGGTCGAAAGAGTGGATGTTCTGACCGGCGGTGCATCGGCGGTTTACGGCTCCGATGCGATTTCCGGCGTGGTGAATTTCCAGCTCAACAAGCGCCTGGACGGCATTCGCTTGGATGCCCAGACCAGCATCGCCGAGCACACCAACGATAATTCCAGCCTGCGTTCGCTTCAGACCTCGTCGGGCAAAACAACGGCGCCTGATACGACCTGGGACGGCTTTAAATATAACGCTACGCTCGCCGCCGGAACGGATTTCTTGGGCGGCAAGGGCAATATCACCGTCTATGCTGGTTATCGCAAAGTGGATCCCGTTTTGCAGAACACGCGCGATTATTCGGCCTGCGCGCTGAATGATGCTGGCAGTGCTTTTTCCTGTGGTGGCTCGGGAAACACCGCCTATGGCCGCTTTGCCCTGCTTAGCGGGCCTAATACCGGACTCGATCTCGCAAATTCAAAAGACGGATCGAAGTCGTGGGTGCTCGAGGATTCGTCTTTCCTCTATAACTACGCAGGCGACAACTATATTCAGCGCCAGGACAAGCGCATTACCGGCGGTGCGTTCCTCTCCTATCAATATAGCGACGCCCTCGAGTTCTATAGCTCCTTCATGTACATGAAGGATCACACCTTCTCGCAGGTTGCCGCGAGCGCGATTTGGCTGGGAACAGCCTTCACCATCAATTGCGACAACCCGCTGATGAGCGATCAGCAGAAAAATCTTCTCTGCGGTTCCACGACCTCGACGGCAGATGCATCGGCGCTTGTATCCTATCGCATGGTGAAAGGTGCGCCACGGCGCGATGACCTGCGCCATGAAGATATCCGGGCTCAGATCGGCTTCCGCGGCAAGCTGAACAGTGCGATCAGCTACGACGTCAGCGCCATGCAATCGCAGATGCTGTACGGCGAGACCTATCTCAATGACGTCGATCAGGCGCGTGGGGGCAAGGGCTTGCAGGTGGTGAGCGTGAATGGAACGCCGACCTGTAAGTCCGTAGTCGATGGCAGTGACCCCAAATGCGTTCCTGTCGATGTCTTCAGCGCGAATGGCCCTTCGGCGGCAGCCTATCAATACATTTTCCAGGCCAAGTCGACGGCGAGCAAGCAAACGCTGGTGCAGTATGCGGGGAACATCAATGCCGATCTTGGTGTCTATGGTGTAACCTCGCCCTGGGCACATGATGGCGTGGCGATGGCTTTTGGTGTCGAGCACCGTGCTGAAACTTACGTGTTCACAGCGGATGCGCTGTCGCAAGCCTCTGGATCGGCCCCAGGCGACGGCAAGATCATGAGTGATGAATTTTATTCGGAAGCCGATATCCCGCTGGTTCAGGATAAGCCTTGGGCGAAATCGCTCAGCCTCAATCTTGGCTATCGCTATACCCTTTATGACGCGCATTCTTCTAAAGCATCGTCGCCGCAGAAGACTTTCGGGACGTACAAGATCGAAGCCACATATGCGCCGAACGATGAGCTGCGCTTCCGTGGCGGCTATAATCGCGCCGTTCGCGCCCCGAGCATTTCGGAGCTGTTCAATGCGCAAGGGCAGGGCAACGTCGCGGCGACCGATCCTTGTGCGGGCAAATCGCCCACCGCTACGCTGGCGCAATGCGCCGTGTCTGGTGTCACCGCGGCCGAGTACGGACACATCACGGAATGTCCTTCCGATTTGTGCACGCAGCAATATGGCGGCAATCCTGATCTGAAGCCGGAAAAGGCCGAAACCCTCACGGCGGGAGTTGTTTTCACGCCGTCGGCTGTGCCGAGCCTGCAATTGTCGCTGGATTACTACAACATTCGCATCAAGGGCTATATCGGCGCCGTTGATCCGGCGGTCATTCTAAACCAGTGCATGACCACCAGCTCGTCCTTCTATTGCGGGCTGCTGCATCGCGATCACCGCTCCGGCGGTATTCTCTTCGGCACCGACGGCTACATCATTTCCACCAACGTCAATACGGGCTTCCTGAAGACCTCCGGGTTGGATATCGGCGGCAATTATCGCTATGACCTTGGAGAATGGGGCGGGCTCGATTTCAATATTCTCGGCACCTATCTCATCAACTCGGTGAATGAGCCTCTGCCGGGGCTCGGCACCTATGATTGCGCCGGCCTGTTCGGCTCGACATGCGGTCAGCCCTCTCCGGTATGGCGCCATAACCTGCGCACGACCTGGATGTTGCCGGATTCGACAGCGACGATCTCGATCAATTGGCGCCACCTTGGCGGCGTGAAATTGTCGTCGAACTCCACCAATCCCTATCTGGCGGGGACGACCAGCACGATCAACGACCACATCGCCGAGTATAACTACTTCGATTTGGCCGCGAGTGGTGATGTCGGCTACGGCATGACTCTGACGGGCGGCGTTAACAACGTGCTCGACAAATCGCCACCAGCCATTGCGTCCGGCCTCTTGGGCGGCTTCGGCAATGGCAACACCTATCCAGGCGTCTATGATCCGATGGGCCGGGTGTTGTTCCTGCAGCTCACCGCGAAGTACTAA
- a CDS encoding DnaJ C-terminal domain-containing protein, whose amino-acid sequence MRDPYDVLGVSKNASEAEIKKAFRSLAKKHHPDTKGGDPAAQKKFQEISGAYDIVGDKEKRAKYDAGQIDAQGNPKGFDPRAHGFEGGFPFGAGGGGGRGPGDFHFTWTNQGPKGGQGGGPGGGFNAEDIFADLFSGFGGRGGQRRQQAQPQPGQDFEVQTTVGFEEAAAGGTRRVVLPNGEQIDVKIPPGLKDGQQIRLRGRGGAGRAGGPPGDVLIQVTVAPHPYFTRDGHDLKVDLPVTLKEAVLGGKVPVRTLSGTVALSIPPGSNSGKVLRLKGKGIPASGQERTGDLYVRLIVTLPEGEDKELKSFIEKWGADYDPRKK is encoded by the coding sequence ATGCGAGATCCATACGACGTGCTCGGCGTATCTAAAAACGCGAGCGAAGCAGAAATCAAAAAGGCCTTCCGGAGCCTTGCCAAGAAGCATCACCCGGATACCAAGGGCGGTGATCCTGCCGCCCAGAAGAAGTTTCAGGAAATCAGCGGCGCCTACGACATCGTGGGCGACAAGGAGAAGCGCGCCAAATACGACGCCGGCCAGATCGACGCCCAAGGCAATCCCAAGGGGTTTGATCCGCGGGCCCATGGCTTTGAAGGCGGCTTTCCCTTCGGCGCGGGCGGCGGTGGCGGCAGAGGCCCCGGCGATTTCCATTTCACCTGGACCAATCAGGGCCCCAAGGGCGGCCAAGGCGGCGGCCCAGGCGGTGGCTTTAATGCCGAAGACATCTTTGCCGACCTGTTCAGCGGTTTTGGCGGGCGCGGCGGTCAGCGCCGTCAGCAGGCCCAGCCCCAGCCGGGCCAGGACTTCGAGGTTCAGACCACTGTCGGGTTCGAGGAAGCCGCCGCGGGTGGCACCCGCCGCGTGGTTCTGCCCAATGGCGAGCAGATCGATGTGAAAATCCCGCCCGGCCTGAAAGACGGCCAGCAGATCCGTTTGCGCGGACGCGGCGGTGCGGGCCGCGCGGGTGGACCTCCGGGCGATGTCCTGATCCAAGTCACCGTCGCCCCCCATCCCTATTTCACCCGCGATGGCCACGATCTGAAGGTCGATCTGCCGGTGACCCTGAAAGAAGCGGTGCTGGGCGGCAAAGTGCCGGTGCGCACCCTTTCAGGCACGGTGGCACTCTCCATCCCGCCGGGCTCCAATTCCGGGAAGGTATTGCGTCTCAAAGGTAAGGGCATTCCGGCGTCTGGCCAGGAACGAACGGGCGATCTCTATGTCCGCCTGATCGTCACCCTGCCCGAGGGCGAGGATAAGGAGCTCAAGAGCTTCATTGAGAAATGGGGCGCCGATTACGATCCGCGTAAGAAATAA
- a CDS encoding tetratricopeptide repeat protein: MRSVPQALPRLAALFLAAGLLTACAGTLTHDEIQAKFDAGLKAYDAGDYAAAFSTWKDIQDVDVAALRNLALMLRKGQGIKQDLKAAREKMTTAADMGLVTAQYDLAEMYLNGEGAPRDVASAIPWLERAAAAGHPFAAFELGKLLEAGDGIAKDPERAQKLFQKAASSGVAGAAERLKTP; this comes from the coding sequence ATGCGTTCCGTCCCTCAGGCCTTGCCTCGCCTGGCCGCGCTTTTTCTTGCCGCGGGCCTTCTGACCGCCTGCGCGGGCACCCTTACCCATGACGAAATCCAGGCGAAGTTCGATGCCGGGCTGAAGGCCTATGACGCGGGCGATTACGCCGCCGCCTTCTCTACCTGGAAAGACATCCAAGACGTGGATGTGGCCGCCTTGCGCAACCTGGCGCTGATGCTGCGCAAGGGTCAGGGCATCAAACAGGACCTCAAGGCAGCGCGGGAAAAAATGACCACCGCCGCCGATATGGGCCTGGTCACGGCGCAATACGACCTTGCCGAGATGTACCTCAATGGCGAGGGGGCTCCACGCGATGTTGCCAGTGCCATCCCGTGGCTGGAACGCGCCGCAGCGGCGGGCCACCCCTTTGCCGCCTTTGAACTCGGCAAGCTCCTGGAGGCTGGAGACGGCATCGCCAAAGACCCCGAGCGGGCCCAAAAACTCTTCCAAAAGGCCGCTTCGTCCGGGGTTGCGGGAGCTGCGGAACGTCTCAAGACGCCCTAG
- the pdxH gene encoding pyridoxamine 5'-phosphate oxidase, whose amino-acid sequence MSEIGGPIDDGGLKADRDPFEMFQAWMAEAEKTEPNEANAMSVASVDGQGRPNLRMVLLKSVDARGFVFYTNLESAKGREILAHPAVALNFHWKTVRRQVRVRGHASLVSNEEADAYFASRAKDSQIGAWASAQSRPMEGRWVFEKEIAKYALKYGLTKVPRPPHWTGFRVAPFEIEFWRDRPFRLHDRLVYRRETPEAQWHTERLFP is encoded by the coding sequence ATGAGCGAAATTGGCGGACCCATTGACGACGGTGGCCTCAAGGCCGACCGCGACCCTTTCGAAATGTTTCAGGCCTGGATGGCCGAGGCGGAAAAGACCGAGCCTAACGAGGCCAATGCCATGTCGGTGGCTTCGGTAGACGGGCAAGGCCGCCCCAATCTCAGGATGGTGCTGCTCAAGAGCGTCGATGCGCGCGGCTTTGTCTTCTACACCAATCTGGAAAGCGCCAAGGGCAGGGAAATTTTGGCGCATCCTGCCGTGGCGCTGAACTTCCATTGGAAGACCGTGCGCCGCCAAGTGCGGGTGCGTGGACATGCGAGCTTGGTCAGTAACGAAGAGGCGGATGCCTATTTCGCCTCCCGCGCCAAGGACAGTCAGATCGGCGCCTGGGCCTCTGCGCAAAGCCGCCCCATGGAAGGGCGCTGGGTGTTCGAAAAAGAGATCGCCAAATACGCGCTGAAATACGGTCTCACCAAAGTGCCGCGTCCGCCGCATTGGACGGGATTCCGCGTTGCGCCGTTTGAGATCGAGTTCTGGCGCGACCGCCCGTTCCGCCTGCATGACCGTTTAGTCTATCGCCGCGAGACGCCCGAAGCGCAGTGGCATACGGAACGGCTGTTTCCATGA
- a CDS encoding cation diffusion facilitator family transporter has translation MSLVKDKAHYERLMRQVALAAVLTAIFLAVLKTVAFILTDSMAMLGSLADSALDIIASFVNLLAVRHALTPADEDHRFGHAKAEPLAGLAQGAFIGGSAVFLAIESVRRLIDPQPIANGVVGLWVMVVSIVVTVILVAAQRHVVRKTGSLAISADRAHYVSDILVNAGVIVGLLLASNLGWQAADPLMGLAIAALIANTAWHVFIQSYDQLMDRELPDTAREEIKTILLSHPEIHALHDLRTRAAGTKSFIQVHIELDPALSLYRAHQISDEAEALLRKTYKDADILIHQDVAGLEQPAALAQN, from the coding sequence ATGAGCCTCGTCAAGGATAAGGCCCATTATGAGCGGCTGATGCGGCAGGTGGCACTCGCCGCCGTGCTCACCGCCATTTTCCTGGCCGTCTTGAAGACGGTGGCCTTCATCCTGACGGACTCCATGGCGATGCTGGGATCGCTCGCCGATTCCGCGCTCGATATCATTGCCTCTTTCGTCAATCTCTTAGCGGTGCGTCATGCGCTGACCCCCGCCGATGAGGATCATCGCTTCGGACATGCCAAGGCAGAGCCTTTGGCGGGGCTGGCACAAGGCGCCTTCATCGGCGGCTCGGCGGTGTTCCTCGCTATCGAATCCGTCCGCCGTCTGATCGATCCTCAGCCCATTGCCAATGGTGTGGTCGGGCTTTGGGTGATGGTGGTTTCCATTGTGGTGACAGTGATCCTGGTCGCCGCCCAGCGCCATGTTGTGAGAAAGACCGGCTCGCTCGCCATCAGCGCGGACCGCGCCCATTACGTCAGTGACATTCTGGTCAATGCGGGCGTGATCGTCGGACTGCTGCTCGCGTCGAATTTGGGCTGGCAGGCGGCTGACCCGTTGATGGGCCTCGCCATCGCCGCGCTGATCGCCAACACCGCCTGGCATGTCTTCATTCAAAGCTATGACCAGCTCATGGACAGGGAGCTGCCCGATACAGCGCGCGAGGAGATCAAGACCATTCTCTTATCGCATCCAGAAATCCATGCCCTGCATGATCTGCGCACGCGCGCGGCAGGCACCAAGAGCTTCATTCAAGTGCACATCGAACTCGATCCAGCCTTGAGCCTTTATCGCGCGCATCAGATCAGCGATGAGGCCGAAGCACTGCTGCGCAAGACCTATAAGGATGCGGATATCCTGATCCATCAGGATGTTGCCGGGCTGGAGCAGCCAGCCGCTCTCGCGCAAAACTAG
- a CDS encoding methyl-accepting chemotaxis protein, with amino-acid sequence MPRIQDVSVGTKVIIAMFCIALVAFGSGIFSAVKLASVNANAADIRDNWLPSTRSLGELQYWATRNRAGQAVLLLAATDAQREKQAKRNAAFEKKIGEIIDDEMKHARNDVERGYIQAISSAWAEYMPMKDRVDEIQKTQGHDASVAFFMTTSRDSFDKLNKAMEAAVAYNTDSGVAAGNASEATYKSSRNWIFVSVALVLLFCAATGFAMVRSVSAPLARMTHSMSELAAGNMQVEVPHAEQKDEIGELAGAMTSFKNQLNAAEEFKAEQTRIIVSSVGTALSHLAKGDLTHRITAELTGPFAKLKEDFNISVGHLQDTVTTILENTGDIASGATEISQAADDLSRRTEQQAASLEETAAALESVTETLKKTAANTREADKSSSLATQVAKEGGEVLDAATTAMDAIAQSSKEITDIIGVIDEIAFQTNLLALNAGVEAARAGEAGKGFAVVASEVRALAGRSSEAAKKIKTLIHASGDHVAGGVKLVGESAAALKRIMEQVHGINALVSEVATAASHQATSIQEVNAAVGQMDQVTQQNAAMVEESTAASRSLADKTRALQELVLFFDVGSAAAVRRDTPRPKAQSVAPRPPAAPRRIAAAGSSKPAAPAASGDDGWAEF; translated from the coding sequence ATGCCCCGTATTCAAGACGTTTCGGTTGGAACCAAAGTTATTATCGCGATGTTCTGCATCGCCTTAGTGGCTTTCGGCAGCGGAATTTTCTCCGCCGTGAAATTGGCATCGGTCAATGCCAACGCCGCCGATATTCGCGACAACTGGCTGCCCTCGACGCGCAGCCTGGGTGAATTGCAATACTGGGCCACACGCAATCGGGCAGGGCAGGCTGTGCTCCTGCTTGCCGCAACCGACGCGCAACGAGAAAAGCAGGCAAAGCGCAACGCCGCCTTTGAGAAAAAAATCGGCGAGATCATCGACGATGAAATGAAGCACGCCAGGAATGACGTGGAGCGCGGATATATTCAGGCGATTTCATCTGCATGGGCAGAATACATGCCGATGAAAGACCGCGTGGACGAGATCCAGAAAACCCAAGGTCATGATGCGAGCGTGGCTTTCTTCATGACGACCTCGCGCGACAGCTTCGACAAGCTCAACAAGGCGATGGAAGCCGCGGTTGCCTATAACACGGACAGCGGCGTGGCGGCGGGTAATGCCAGCGAGGCAACCTATAAGTCCTCGCGCAATTGGATTTTCGTCTCCGTCGCGCTGGTGCTGCTGTTCTGTGCCGCGACGGGTTTTGCCATGGTGCGCTCGGTCTCCGCGCCGCTCGCGCGTATGACCCATTCGATGAGTGAACTCGCCGCGGGCAATATGCAGGTCGAAGTTCCCCATGCCGAGCAGAAAGACGAAATCGGCGAACTCGCTGGCGCCATGACGAGCTTCAAAAACCAGCTCAATGCCGCAGAAGAGTTCAAGGCCGAACAGACGCGTATCATCGTGTCCTCGGTCGGTACTGCGCTTTCGCATCTGGCCAAGGGCGATCTGACCCACCGCATTACCGCCGAACTGACGGGACCTTTCGCCAAGTTGAAGGAAGACTTCAACATCTCCGTCGGGCATTTGCAGGATACGGTGACAACGATCCTGGAAAACACCGGTGATATCGCCAGCGGCGCCACCGAGATTTCTCAGGCCGCCGACGATCTTTCCCGCCGCACCGAGCAGCAGGCCGCAAGCCTGGAAGAAACCGCCGCGGCGCTGGAATCGGTCACCGAGACGCTGAAGAAGACGGCCGCAAACACGCGTGAGGCCGATAAATCCTCCAGCCTTGCGACGCAGGTCGCCAAGGAAGGCGGTGAGGTGCTCGACGCCGCGACCACCGCGATGGATGCCATCGCGCAATCCTCCAAGGAGATCACCGATATCATCGGCGTGATCGACGAGATCGCCTTCCAGACCAATCTTCTCGCCTTGAACGCAGGCGTCGAAGCGGCGCGGGCAGGCGAGGCGGGCAAGGGCTTTGCCGTTGTCGCTTCCGAAGTGCGCGCGCTGGCGGGACGTTCGAGCGAAGCCGCCAAGAAGATCAAGACCCTCATCCATGCCTCGGGTGATCATGTGGCGGGCGGTGTTAAGCTCGTCGGTGAATCCGCCGCCGCCTTGAAGCGCATCATGGAGCAGGTGCACGGCATCAACGCCCTGGTCAGCGAGGTAGCGACTGCTGCCAGCCATCAAGCGACCTCCATCCAGGAGGTCAATGCAGCCGTCGGCCAGATGGATCAGGTCACACAACAGAATGCGGCCATGGTGGAAGAGTCCACCGCCGCCTCGCGCAGTCTTGCCGATAAGACGCGCGCCTTGCAGGAACTTGTTCTGTTCTTTGATGTCGGATCGGCGGCAGCGGTTCGTAGGGACACCCCCCGTCCCAAAGCGCAAAGCGTAGCGCCTCGCCCCCCCGCGGCGCCACGCCGGATCGCTGCCGCCGGCTCTTCCAAACCCGCAGCCCCTGCGGCCAGCGGCGATGATGGATGGGCCGAATTCTAA
- a CDS encoding methyl-accepting chemotaxis protein: MSNFCGNLSVRLKLALVMGVVLIAAIALGIFSLMELRSVNANAAEIRNDWLPSTRILGDLNYAVTRTRSSQSTALLLPAGAKQEKQIARIKGLEESVDKALADYRPYISSGEEKTITQSIETAWANYRVMYDKALELSRGGDRDAAAAYFMGPMRDSFDALNKAITQDVALNAAGGVAAADRSAKTFDTAEFWIFVAIAACALICVSSTLLLTACIAKPLFGITDALAELASGHLGVEVPYSDREDEIGKLAGGMLAFKNQLAAAEQAKAEQADIIVSSIGAGLSHLAKGDLTHRITAELAGPFGPLKDDFNEAVGKLQSTVTTILSNTADITSGATEISQAADDLSRRTEQQAASLEETAAALEEITETLKRTAANTKEADKESGSAAHVAKEGGEVLQSANLAMDAIAQSSKEITDIIGVIDEIAFQTNLLALNAGVEAARAGEAGKGFAVVASEVRALAGRSGEAAKKIKTLIHSSGDQVSSGVKLVGESATALQRIVEQVQRINKLVSDVANAAGQQSSAIQEVNSAVGQMDQVTQQNAAMVEQSTAAARSLADKTRALQELVSFFEIGSVVRRDPPRPSASAAQRSQLAPRRTAAAVSSRPAVAAVNTDAGWAEF, encoded by the coding sequence ATGTCGAATTTCTGCGGTAATTTATCGGTCCGGCTGAAGCTGGCTCTTGTCATGGGCGTGGTTTTGATCGCCGCCATTGCACTCGGGATTTTCTCCTTGATGGAGCTGCGTTCGGTTAACGCCAATGCGGCTGAAATCCGCAACGATTGGCTGCCCTCCACGCGGATATTGGGCGACCTCAATTATGCCGTCACTCGCACGCGTTCCTCACAAAGTACCGCGCTGCTTCTGCCTGCGGGGGCCAAGCAGGAAAAACAGATTGCCCGCATCAAAGGCCTTGAAGAGAGCGTCGACAAAGCCCTGGCGGACTATCGCCCCTACATCAGCTCCGGCGAAGAAAAAACGATTACGCAGAGCATCGAAACGGCTTGGGCCAATTATCGCGTCATGTATGATAAGGCGCTTGAGCTGTCGCGCGGCGGCGATCGCGATGCCGCCGCAGCCTATTTCATGGGCCCGATGCGCGATAGCTTCGATGCCCTCAACAAGGCTATCACCCAGGATGTCGCGCTCAACGCCGCTGGAGGCGTGGCTGCTGCCGATCGCAGTGCCAAGACTTTCGACACGGCCGAGTTCTGGATTTTCGTAGCGATCGCGGCATGTGCGCTGATCTGCGTTTCTTCGACGCTGCTGTTGACGGCCTGCATCGCCAAGCCGCTATTCGGCATTACCGACGCGCTCGCCGAACTCGCCTCGGGCCATTTAGGCGTCGAGGTTCCTTATTCGGATCGCGAGGATGAAATCGGCAAGCTTGCGGGCGGTATGCTCGCCTTCAAGAACCAGCTCGCTGCCGCCGAGCAGGCCAAGGCAGAACAAGCCGATATTATTGTTTCCTCTATCGGTGCTGGTCTATCTCACCTCGCCAAGGGCGATCTGACCCACCGCATCACCGCGGAGCTGGCCGGGCCTTTCGGTCCGCTGAAGGACGATTTCAACGAGGCCGTGGGCAAGCTGCAATCGACCGTCACGACCATCCTCAGCAACACAGCAGATATCACCAGCGGTGCGACCGAGATTTCTCAGGCTGCGGATGATCTTTCGCGCCGGACGGAACAGCAAGCCGCGAGCCTGGAGGAAACCGCCGCCGCGCTCGAAGAAATTACCGAAACGCTGAAGCGGACCGCGGCCAATACCAAAGAGGCTGACAAGGAATCCGGTTCGGCGGCGCATGTCGCCAAAGAGGGTGGCGAGGTGCTTCAGTCCGCCAACTTGGCCATGGATGCGATTGCTCAATCCTCCAAGGAGATCACTGATATCATTGGCGTGATCGATGAGATCGCCTTCCAGACCAATCTTCTGGCGCTGAATGCGGGTGTCGAAGCGGCGCGCGCGGGTGAGGCGGGCAAAGGCTTTGCCGTGGTCGCCTCGGAAGTGCGTGCGCTGGCGGGCCGTTCCGGTGAAGCTGCCAAGAAGATCAAGACACTCATCCATTCCTCGGGCGATCAAGTCTCAAGTGGTGTCAAGCTGGTGGGTGAATCCGCCACGGCATTGCAACGCATTGTCGAGCAGGTGCAGCGCATCAATAAGCTGGTCAGCGATGTTGCCAATGCGGCCGGCCAGCAATCGAGCGCCATCCAGGAAGTCAATTCCGCGGTCGGCCAGATGGATCAGGTCACCCAGCAGAACGCGGCGATGGTGGAGCAGTCTACCGCAGCAGCCCGCAGCCTTGCCGATAAGACGCGCGCACTGCAGGAACTCGTCTCCTTCTTCGAAATCGGATCGGTGGTTCGCCGGGACCCGCCCCGGCCCTCAGCCAGCGCGGCGCAGCGCTCCCAACTCGCGCCTCGCCGGACCGCTGCCGCTGTTTCATCCCGCCCTGCTGTTGCTGCGGTAAATACGGATGCGGGATGGGCGGAGTTTTAG